ATTTTTGTAACCAATCTAAAAACGCATTCATCTATTTTCCTTGTTTTGATAAGGCCATTTCTCACCGTTCAAGGCATCGAACTTTTCCGGGTATGTGGAGACAATTAACAGGGAATTTATTCACACAAAATAAAAAAAATTAGAGGACTAAGCGACCAGGCTTAATTTTCTTCTGTGCTCTCTGCCCAATTAATAAAAATCTGCAGCATTTCCATTAAATTTCCTGTTCCCCCGTATACTTGAAACTGATTATTTGCCACGTTACAAAAAACCCAGTCATCGTCGCTTCTATCATCAAAAATTTTAATGAAAGGTTTATCTTCTAGCTCAGTTCCTTCCAAGTTAATTTTTATACTCCATCCCGGATTGTCAATTGTTGTAATTGTAATTTTCTGTGCATGTTCCCAATCACCATCGCACTGTTGTGCATACCATTCTTGCAACTGCTTTAAAATTAAATCCATTTCGTATTTCTTATTTTTCCTGCTTATATTGAAGGGTTTACTCAATTCATTTTTCTCTCTGGTCTTCCATCCAACTAACAGAAATTTGTAACATTTCTTTTATATTTTCATTTCCGCAAGCACCTTCAGATTGCTGATTTTTATCTAGCAATACACCCAGCTTGTCTTACTTCGTTCATTATGGCATTCACAGCCGCTATTTTGAACTAGCTATTTTTGTTGCTATTTAAAAATGGATTTCATATCAACTTGATGTTTCTCTCTTTGGAAATTATTAAAGAATAATTTTTTGATTCTTAAGTTTTTGTCCAGTTAATGAAGATTTGCAATATTTCAATTAAATTTCTTTGGCCGCCATAACCTTCAAACGATTGATTGATCACACTGCATTGCAACCAATCATCGTTACTTTTCTTGCGAGAAATTGGATCAAAAGGCTTATCCTCTAGTTCTGTATCACTTACATTAATTTTTACCTTCAGCCCTGGACGATCAATTGTCGTAATTTTAATACCATGTAAGTATTCCCAATCGCCATCACACTGTTGTGCGTACCATTCTTGTAACTGCTTTAAAATGTTTGTATCCATTTGCGTTTCACTTAATTTTCTTAGTCAAAATTAGCAATAACGAATCATTCAAATTTTATTCATACATTAATTCAATAATTAAGAACTGATTATTTGAGTGCTAACTAGTAAATAAAAATATAAAAGCATCAATATTTGTAATGCTACTATCAGCTTTCTGCCCAATTAATAAAAGTTTCAAGCATTTCCGTTAAGTTTGTCGCACCACAACCTCCTTGAAAATTATGATCTTTAATGCAGCAGTGTAGCCAATCAGTTTCACTTCTGTCTATACGTATAGTCGTGAATGACTTACTTTCTAATTCTGTTCCAGGTAGTTTTACGATGATTACCCAACCTGGATTATCAACTGTAGTAATGAGAAAATTCTTCAAAGGTTCCCATTCTTTATCGTAGTTACGTACTAGCCATTCTTGTATCCTTTCCAAAGTATTTTCATTCATTTATTTCTCCTAAAATTAACGAGGTATTTCCCAATTTTCGGGAACTCTTACTCCACCAGGTGTATGTGGTTCATGTACATGCGGTACATTTATATATTTATCGATTACCTTGTTAAAGTGCCCTTCGCTACTACTTCCATTATCATACCTCTTTTCACTCTCCCAAAGATTGGGATTTCTATGATTAGTTTGTGGTTTAAATGTTTCATAGTGAGTAATCTCACCTGTATCAGGATCTCTTCTAAATGTACTATGAGCTCCTTCAGCATTTTTATCAGGTGAAAAACGCTTACGTTTGCCCTTCTTTTCGGGGTCCTTTGCTCTTGTCTCTTTCTGTTTATCCTCAACTTCTCCTTCAACCTGGGATGCCATTTCCATGCGCGTGAAGTAATCATCGCAGCGGCGGTCATATTGCTTATTGATCTCATAGACCGTGTAGCCAATCGTAGCGCCTACACCAATGCCTAGTAGCGATTCAAATGTAATAAAACTAAACGTGAAGCCTCCAATCCCAAAAGTCCCAGAAAAGGCAGGGATAAGGAGGGCAAAAGCAAATCTCCCATCAGGGTCTTTGTAATAATAAGGGTTATTATAAACGTAGGCGTAAAGATTAAAGCCGCCGGGATAGCCAATAGGATCTGGAGTCATCCAACACCCTTGCAAGGGATCATAGTAGCGTTGACCGAAATAAACTAAACCAGATTCGGCATCAAAACGCTTAGAAGCAAAGCGCCACGGATTTGAAGATGGCGTCAATCCTTCGCCAAACGAAGAGTAGCGATAATTTTCATAAAGATTTCCTGAACCCTCGATCAATGCTATCACATTGCCAGAAAAATCATGGACTGGAGCAAAGACCTCATCGCCAATTTCGATAGCAACAGCGCTCCCTATTTCTGAAGAACCTGGAGCAAGAACGCGAAATTCCTTTAATTTTCCGAGAGAAACTGCCCCAATCTCCTTTTGTCCATCGTAGATAAACGTCGTTGATGATTTCGACATGCGGCGGTTAAAGGCATCATAGGTATAAATAGTCGTTACATCGTTTTTCGTTACCGAAGTAAGTCTATCTAAAGCATCATATGTATAGACTGCTGCCGGTGTTTGAACAAGCCTTCCATCTCGATCGTAAAGATAGCCCTTGCTAAGATTCTGATTCAACGCATTGAAAGTCGATGCAGAGCCATTTTTTGCAACTCTATTGTAGGCCGAGTCGAAAGCAAATGTATTAGAGGCTATCCCTTCTTCACTCTTCAGTTGGTAAAGCTCGTCATAGGCATAGCTGCAAGTTGTGGCTCCACTGGAATCCTTGATTTCTCTAGAAAGCAAGTTGCCAACCGCATCGTATTCTTTAACCTGCTCTAAAGTATGTTTGGTGGTTCTTGAAACTAACCGCCCCTTCATATCAAAGGATTGAGAAAGTGTTCCCGCTTTCTTTAAGAAGGTCTCTTCT
This window of the Chlamydiales bacterium STE3 genome carries:
- a CDS encoding Uncharacterized protein (Product derived from UniProtKB/Trembl:J2PJA4), coding for MSKPFNISRKNKKYEMDLILKQLQEWYAQQCDGDWEHAQKITITTIDNPGWSIKINLEGTELEDKPFIKIFDDRSDDDWVFCNVANNQFQVYGGTGNLMEMLQIFINWAESTEEN
- a CDS encoding hypothetical protein (Product derived from UniProtKB/Trembl:F8LER6); this translates as MNENTLERIQEWLVRNYDKEWEPLKNFLITTVDNPGWVIIVKLPGTELESKSFTTIRIDRSETDWLHCCIKDHNFQGGCGATNLTEMLETFINWAES
- a CDS encoding Uncharacterized protein (Product derived from UniProtKB/Trembl:J2PJA4), translated to MDTNILKQLQEWYAQQCDGDWEYLHGIKITTIDRPGLKVKINVSDTELEDKPFDPISRKKSNDDWLQCSVINQSFEGYGGQRNLIEILQIFINWTKT